From a single Flavobacteriales bacterium genomic region:
- a CDS encoding DUF47 domain-containing protein — MSLGSLLNVFKPRDRIFFYHFEASAANVRKMSEDLIAIMNTERGSQRNAILERLEISERANDDLTHTIFTDLARNFITPIDREDIHSLASSLDDIADYILASAKNLRLFSIEKPDETCRELARLVNEGAKIVQLIVQTLRHMNKPNGYGDLVIRINSMENEADEVYDQAIQHLFENEKDPIQLIKMRDLYTTLELATDKCEDAGNVVESIMLKYA; from the coding sequence ATGTCCTTGGGATCCTTACTGAACGTCTTCAAACCGCGCGATCGTATATTCTTTTATCACTTCGAGGCAAGTGCTGCGAACGTGCGGAAAATGAGCGAGGACCTTATCGCTATCATGAATACCGAACGGGGTTCACAGCGCAATGCGATCTTGGAACGATTGGAGATCTCCGAGCGTGCGAATGACGATCTTACGCATACCATTTTCACGGACCTTGCACGCAATTTCATTACGCCTATCGATCGAGAGGATATCCACTCACTGGCTTCGAGTTTGGATGATATTGCTGATTACATACTTGCATCGGCAAAGAACCTTCGACTGTTCTCAATTGAAAAACCCGATGAGACATGTCGCGAATTAGCGCGTTTGGTGAACGAAGGTGCCAAGATCGTGCAGCTCATTGTGCAGACCTTGCGGCACATGAATAAGCCCAACGGCTATGGCGATCTCGTGATCCGGATCAATAGCATGGAGAACGAGGCCGACGAGGTTTACGATCAAGCGATCCAACACCTTTTCGAGAACGAGAAGGATCCGATCCAACTGATCAAGATGCGCGATCTCTATACTACCTTGGAGTTGGCAACCGACAAGTGCGAGGATGCCGGGAACGTGGTGGAGTCCATCATGCTGAAATATGCTTAA
- a CDS encoding inorganic phosphate transporter produces the protein MTTLLVVIVVLALVFDYINGFHDAANSIATIVSTKVLTPFQAVMWAAAFNFIAFFIFSEHHVANTVAKVVNEEYITLRVVLSGLVAAITWNLLTWWYGIPSSSSHTLIGGFAGAALAGAGFDIGSINLEKIGLIAVFIFLAPLVGMVISIFITLVTIIQKLWLRLLLIAISTAVTAIFVIKNNDLKIGLVVFSLIFMIAYAWDMTRQPSAQRTANLYKRLQLLSSAAFSIGHGGNDAQKVMGIIMVALVAGGQKESLNDMPNWVPLACYTAIGLGTLSGGWKIIKTMGTRITKVTPLEGVCAESAGAMTLYMTEQMGIPVSTTHTITGAIIGVGATKRLSAVRWGVTLQLMWAWILTIPVSAVLACIAYWVCGFFDIV, from the coding sequence ATGACAACACTGCTTGTTGTAATTGTTGTGTTGGCCTTGGTGTTCGATTACATCAATGGATTCCATGATGCGGCGAACTCCATCGCTACGATCGTTAGCACCAAAGTGCTTACCCCTTTTCAAGCCGTGATGTGGGCGGCGGCATTTAATTTCATTGCCTTCTTCATCTTCAGTGAGCACCATGTTGCCAACACCGTCGCCAAAGTGGTGAATGAGGAGTACATCACGCTACGCGTAGTGCTTTCAGGGTTAGTGGCAGCCATTACCTGGAATCTGCTCACTTGGTGGTACGGTATCCCTAGCAGCAGCTCACATACACTTATCGGCGGTTTTGCCGGTGCTGCATTGGCAGGTGCAGGCTTCGATATCGGCAGCATCAATTTGGAAAAGATCGGTCTCATTGCGGTATTCATTTTCTTGGCGCCTTTGGTGGGTATGGTCATTTCGATCTTCATCACGTTGGTTACGATCATTCAAAAACTCTGGTTGCGCTTGTTATTGATAGCGATCTCCACGGCTGTAACCGCCATCTTCGTTATTAAGAACAATGATCTAAAGATCGGACTTGTCGTTTTTTCATTGATCTTCATGATCGCGTATGCATGGGATATGACCCGCCAACCCAGCGCTCAACGCACCGCCAATTTGTACAAGCGCTTACAATTGCTCAGTTCTGCGGCATTCAGTATTGGCCACGGCGGGAATGATGCGCAAAAGGTCATGGGAATTATTATGGTGGCATTGGTTGCCGGTGGTCAAAAAGAAAGCCTTAATGATATGCCGAACTGGGTGCCCCTTGCCTGTTACACCGCAATAGGTTTAGGTACGTTGAGCGGTGGTTGGAAGATCATTAAGACCATGGGAACGCGCATCACAAAGGTTACTCCATTGGAAGGTGTTTGTGCTGAAAGTGCTGGTGCCATGACGCTGTACATGACCGAGCAAATGGGCATACCTGTAAGCACAACGCATACCATAACAGGTGCGATCATCGGTGTAGGAGCCACCAAGCGGTTAAGTGCAGTGCGGTGGGGCGTAACGTTGCAATTGATGTGGGCGTGGATACTGACCATTCCCGTAAGCGCGGTGTTGGCATGCATCGCTTATTGGGTGTGTGGGTTCTTCGATATCGTGTGA
- a CDS encoding GlmU family protein — translation MSIILSDAGLHSHLLPLTFTRPVGQLRPGILRLSEGWYVRTGLSVGYRTEGYLSKAFPLPQYASPNFEVNGALFPSDELVGAVLDLKPGQVLVKDGKPLAYCSESEGGPQPMDWDSVPGYAAQIQFTAEVISFDRPWHLFQHCGKAIEQDIALLTEGRRSQRLSALNTVVGDPNRIFLEEGAVVEACILNTNGGPIYIGKDAEVMEGCIIRGPFALGDHSQLKMGAKIYGPTAVGPECRVGGEVNNCVISGFSNKGHDGFLGNSVLGEWCNLGADTNGSNLKNTYGEVKAWSYSENAQVDTGLQFCGLIMGDHSKSGINTMFNTGTVVGVCANVFGSGFPPKHIRSFAWGGADGFVDHDIERALNTAKRVMERRKIPFTQLDEDVLRHICTIAKG, via the coding sequence ATGTCCATCATCCTATCAGACGCTGGCCTGCATAGCCACTTATTACCACTCACCTTCACTCGTCCGGTTGGTCAACTGCGACCTGGTATCCTTCGGTTATCGGAGGGTTGGTACGTGCGCACAGGATTAAGCGTAGGCTACAGAACGGAGGGCTATTTGTCCAAGGCTTTTCCACTGCCTCAATATGCCTCGCCCAATTTCGAAGTGAACGGAGCGTTGTTCCCATCCGATGAATTGGTAGGTGCTGTCCTCGACCTGAAACCTGGTCAAGTTCTTGTGAAGGACGGAAAGCCGTTGGCCTATTGTTCGGAAAGCGAAGGTGGACCGCAACCCATGGATTGGGATTCGGTACCAGGCTACGCTGCACAGATCCAATTCACGGCTGAAGTGATCTCGTTCGATCGTCCATGGCATCTTTTCCAACATTGCGGAAAGGCAATTGAGCAGGACATTGCACTACTCACAGAAGGCCGCCGATCACAGCGACTAAGCGCATTGAATACGGTCGTGGGTGACCCCAATAGGATCTTTTTGGAAGAAGGTGCTGTCGTAGAAGCATGCATACTGAATACCAACGGTGGTCCTATCTACATCGGGAAAGATGCGGAGGTCATGGAAGGCTGTATCATTCGTGGTCCGTTCGCTTTGGGCGATCATTCGCAGCTGAAAATGGGTGCCAAGATCTATGGGCCTACCGCGGTAGGTCCGGAGTGCAGGGTTGGGGGCGAAGTGAACAATTGTGTCATCTCAGGTTTCAGCAATAAGGGGCATGATGGTTTTCTGGGAAACAGTGTATTGGGAGAGTGGTGCAATTTGGGAGCCGATACCAATGGCAGCAATCTGAAGAATACCTATGGCGAGGTAAAAGCGTGGAGTTATTCAGAAAATGCACAGGTTGATACAGGCTTGCAATTCTGCGGTTTGATCATGGGCGACCATAGTAAAAGTGGGATCAATACCATGTTCAATACGGGCACGGTAGTTGGCGTTTGTGCCAATGTTTTTGGTAGCGGTTTCCCACCCAAGCATATTCGTAGTTTCGCATGGGGCGGTGCGGATGGTTTCGTGGACCATGACATTGAGCGGGCTTTGAATACGGCGAAGCGCGTCATGGAGCGGCGCAAGATCCCGTTCACGCAGTTGGATGAGGACGTCTTACGGCATATTTGCACCATCGCGAAGGGTTGA
- the lon gene encoding endopeptidase La, producing the protein MSDIIHNDNPLFGSDALENETELIPLITAEDEELMNAEKTPAELPILPLRNTVLFPGVVIPITVGRDRSIRLIQDVYRGTKTLGVVSQKDGQIEEPNAEDLNRVGTIATIIRMLRMPDGSTTAIIQGKKRFEILKMAKTDPYFTASVKEFAELRPEKTDKNFDALISSLKDMATEIIKQSPHIPTEAQFALKNIDSPSFLVNFISSNMNATVEDKQKMLEVADLRERANLLLAHLTKELQMLQMKNEIQSKVRTEVDRQQREYFLHQQIKTIQDELGGNPIEQEIEEMRAKADKKKWTEKVKEVFEKEVTKLQRMNPAGAEFSVQYSYVQLLLELPWGEYSNDKFDLRNAQKILDRDHFGLEKVKERLIEHLAVLKLKGDMKAPIICLYGPPGVGKTSLGKSMAEALGRKYVRMSLGGLHDESEIRGHRKTYIGAMPGRLIQSLKKAGTSNPLFVLDEIDKVGKDFHGDPASALLEVLDPEQNSAFYDNYVEIEFDLSRVMFVATANTLSTIHPALRDRMEIIEVNGYTQEEKLQIAIKHLLPKQFSENGIKPSRLKLGEGLLEAIIDQYTDESGVRTLEKRIAKLVRYRAKQIALKEKYSITIGVDDMVKIYGPSHARDKYQGNDVAGVVTGLAWTPTGGDILFIETSITKGEGKLTLTGNLGDVMKESAIIALEYLKSHSAIIGVDSEVFKRWNVHVHVPEGATPKDGPSAGITMLTSIASAFTQQKVRKFVAMTGEITLRGRVLPVGGIKEKILAAKRAGIKEIILSSDNRKDIEDIDARYTKGMRFTYVSEMIEVVKHALLKEKVENALKVA; encoded by the coding sequence ATGAGCGACATCATACATAACGATAACCCTTTATTCGGTAGCGACGCACTCGAGAACGAGACCGAGCTTATTCCGCTTATTACGGCTGAGGATGAGGAGTTGATGAATGCAGAGAAGACCCCTGCCGAACTTCCGATCCTTCCTTTGCGGAATACCGTGCTTTTTCCAGGAGTGGTGATCCCGATCACAGTAGGTCGCGATCGCAGTATACGACTGATCCAGGACGTGTACCGCGGTACTAAGACCCTTGGCGTAGTGAGCCAGAAGGATGGCCAGATCGAAGAACCGAACGCTGAGGACCTGAACCGTGTAGGGACGATCGCAACGATCATTCGCATGTTGCGTATGCCCGATGGAAGTACAACTGCCATCATTCAAGGCAAAAAGCGTTTCGAGATCTTGAAGATGGCGAAGACCGACCCTTACTTCACGGCCAGCGTCAAGGAGTTTGCGGAGCTGCGTCCAGAGAAGACTGACAAGAACTTTGATGCGTTGATCAGTTCGCTCAAGGACATGGCGACCGAGATCATCAAGCAGAGTCCACACATTCCTACGGAAGCGCAATTCGCTCTCAAGAATATTGATAGCCCGAGTTTCCTGGTGAACTTCATCAGTAGCAATATGAACGCTACGGTTGAGGACAAACAGAAAATGCTCGAAGTGGCCGATCTAAGGGAACGGGCCAACTTGTTACTTGCCCACCTCACCAAGGAGCTACAGATGCTCCAGATGAAGAATGAGATCCAGAGCAAGGTCCGCACTGAAGTAGATCGCCAGCAGCGGGAGTATTTCCTGCATCAACAGATAAAGACCATCCAGGACGAACTAGGTGGCAACCCGATCGAACAGGAGATCGAGGAAATGCGGGCAAAGGCGGATAAGAAGAAGTGGACCGAGAAAGTGAAGGAGGTCTTTGAGAAAGAGGTCACCAAGTTGCAACGTATGAATCCGGCAGGTGCTGAATTCAGTGTGCAATACAGCTACGTGCAGCTGCTACTGGAATTGCCTTGGGGCGAATACAGTAACGATAAGTTCGATCTTCGGAATGCGCAGAAGATCCTTGATCGCGATCATTTCGGGTTGGAGAAAGTGAAAGAACGCTTGATCGAACACCTTGCCGTACTGAAGCTGAAAGGTGATATGAAAGCGCCTATCATTTGCCTGTATGGTCCTCCAGGTGTCGGTAAGACCAGTTTGGGAAAAAGCATGGCCGAGGCGCTTGGACGCAAATATGTGCGGATGAGCTTGGGCGGGTTGCATGATGAAAGCGAGATCCGCGGCCATCGTAAAACGTATATCGGCGCAATGCCCGGCCGGTTGATCCAGAGCTTGAAAAAAGCAGGAACCAGCAACCCATTGTTCGTGTTGGACGAGATCGATAAAGTAGGGAAGGACTTCCACGGCGACCCTGCGAGCGCATTGCTCGAAGTATTGGACCCCGAGCAGAATAGCGCGTTCTATGACAATTATGTGGAGATCGAATTCGACCTGAGTCGTGTGATGTTCGTTGCCACAGCAAATACGCTGAGCACGATCCATCCGGCCTTGCGTGATCGCATGGAGATCATTGAAGTGAACGGCTACACGCAGGAAGAGAAATTGCAGATCGCCATTAAGCACTTGTTGCCGAAACAATTCTCGGAGAACGGGATCAAGCCTTCGCGTTTGAAACTTGGCGAGGGTCTATTGGAAGCGATCATTGATCAATATACCGATGAAAGTGGTGTGCGTACCCTTGAGAAGCGCATTGCCAAATTGGTGCGATACCGGGCCAAGCAGATCGCGTTGAAGGAAAAATACTCTATCACGATCGGTGTGGATGACATGGTGAAGATCTACGGTCCGAGCCATGCGCGGGATAAATACCAAGGCAACGATGTGGCCGGTGTTGTTACTGGTTTAGCGTGGACCCCGACGGGTGGTGATATCCTGTTCATAGAGACCAGCATTACCAAAGGAGAAGGCAAACTTACCCTCACGGGTAACCTCGGTGATGTAATGAAGGAAAGCGCCATCATTGCATTGGAATACCTGAAATCACACAGTGCTATCATCGGTGTGGATAGTGAGGTCTTCAAGCGATGGAACGTTCATGTACACGTGCCCGAAGGTGCAACGCCGAAGGATGGGCCAAGTGCGGGTATCACCATGCTAACAAGTATCGCGAGTGCATTCACCCAACAAAAAGTGCGCAAGTTCGTTGCCATGACCGGTGAGATCACCTTGCGTGGTCGTGTGCTACCGGTTGGTGGTATCAAGGAAAAGATCCTTGCAGCAAAACGTGCGGGCATCAAAGAGATCATATTGAGCAGCGATAACAGGAAGGACATCGAGGACATCGATGCACGGTATACCAAGGGCATGCGATTCACGTACGTTTCAGAAATGATAGAGGTCGTGAAACACGCATTGTTGAAGGAGAAAGTTGAGAACGCGCTGAAGGTGGCATAA
- a CDS encoding S8 family peptidase has translation MTRYILVLALITSQFLAAQNTLPATTRVGLQELQGLAEKYPKAQELTNETQGYYPTAMIHGRCMVGFLGKVNGSFDASAVEHGVVMQGTQKGSVISFRIDAYHLDAIHQINGLVYSELAGKTAPTLDKVIKAIHADSVQMGINLPSTYTGRDVLIGITDWGFDYTHPMFYDTALTTSRVRAAWDHYRQAGPAPAAFSYGTELTTPAELLAAEADTVNIYGYATHGSHVAGIAGGGGAGTYFRGVAFDAQYLFCTFLVDAAAVIDAFEWMKTIAEQDDKRLVINMSWGLHWMGTLDGNSLISQAIDQFSQEGVVFVNSAGNNGDVNFHIKKNFAADTMRTRIQFYPYSAHPKMWGQSISMWGEAGASFSTGFTITSNGGATLQESPWYGSSTQVDYVDSFLVEGVDTVFYNLTTEAAHPLNGRPHFRLRVKNTSAALKITLKAAATSGTVHFWNVTELTNDVGNWGQDFQAPLAGYSIGDKAYGISEPACTESVVSVAAYSSEYQLGNGNWVGGTIANFSSFGPTMDERSKPDVTAPGVTVASSISSFTDNAFTSILNIDFQGRTYPFARFSGTSMSAPATTGVVALMLEVDPTLTPADIRDILRQTARVDQNTGTIPTGGSTRWGYGKVNAYQSVIDVLGVVGVNENTVDRINVWPNPTSSELNILLNQRSGNVRLIVVDITGRVVHKESYNSTEVISLSTAEWSTGVYVIQIEQDQQVSVARVVKQ, from the coding sequence ATGACCCGATACATTCTCGTACTTGCACTTATCACATCGCAATTCCTTGCAGCGCAGAACACCTTGCCCGCCACCACACGCGTGGGTTTGCAAGAATTGCAAGGCTTGGCTGAGAAGTATCCTAAAGCGCAAGAATTGACCAACGAAACGCAAGGCTATTATCCGACCGCAATGATCCATGGACGCTGCATGGTCGGCTTTTTAGGAAAGGTGAATGGTTCGTTCGATGCAAGCGCGGTTGAGCACGGGGTCGTAATGCAAGGAACCCAAAAAGGATCCGTTATTTCCTTCCGCATCGATGCGTATCACTTGGATGCCATCCACCAGATCAATGGTCTAGTTTATAGCGAACTTGCGGGCAAGACGGCTCCAACACTGGACAAAGTGATCAAGGCAATTCATGCGGATAGTGTGCAAATGGGCATCAACCTTCCCTCGACCTATACGGGAAGAGATGTGTTGATAGGCATTACGGATTGGGGTTTCGATTACACCCATCCAATGTTCTATGACACGGCGTTGACCACGAGTCGCGTTCGAGCTGCGTGGGATCATTACCGCCAAGCCGGCCCAGCGCCAGCGGCATTTTCGTATGGCACCGAGCTTACAACGCCCGCCGAATTACTCGCTGCTGAAGCCGATACGGTGAATATCTACGGCTATGCGACACATGGTTCACATGTAGCTGGGATCGCTGGTGGAGGTGGAGCCGGAACCTACTTCAGAGGAGTTGCATTCGATGCACAATACCTTTTCTGTACGTTCCTGGTTGATGCCGCTGCCGTCATTGATGCTTTTGAATGGATGAAGACCATCGCAGAACAGGATGACAAGCGCTTGGTGATCAACATGAGCTGGGGTCTGCATTGGATGGGAACATTGGATGGTAATTCATTGATCAGTCAAGCCATCGATCAGTTCTCACAGGAAGGAGTGGTCTTTGTGAATTCAGCGGGAAATAATGGCGATGTCAATTTCCACATAAAGAAGAATTTTGCTGCGGATACGATGCGTACACGGATCCAGTTCTACCCGTATAGCGCACATCCGAAAATGTGGGGCCAGAGCATCAGCATGTGGGGTGAAGCAGGTGCTTCGTTCTCTACTGGATTCACAATTACATCGAATGGTGGAGCAACACTCCAAGAAAGTCCGTGGTATGGCTCATCCACGCAAGTAGACTATGTTGATTCATTCCTAGTGGAAGGTGTGGATACGGTATTCTACAACCTGACGACCGAAGCAGCGCATCCTTTGAACGGAAGACCCCATTTCAGACTGCGTGTAAAGAATACGAGTGCTGCGTTGAAGATCACGCTGAAAGCTGCTGCTACAAGCGGGACGGTACATTTTTGGAACGTTACCGAACTCACGAATGATGTGGGTAATTGGGGTCAGGACTTTCAAGCTCCATTGGCCGGCTATTCCATCGGTGACAAAGCATATGGTATCAGTGAACCCGCGTGTACGGAAAGTGTAGTTTCCGTGGCAGCATACAGCTCCGAATACCAGTTAGGCAACGGTAATTGGGTTGGTGGTACCATTGCCAATTTCTCATCCTTCGGTCCTACGATGGATGAACGCAGTAAACCGGATGTAACCGCACCTGGAGTTACTGTAGCATCGTCGATCAGCTCGTTCACGGACAATGCCTTCACATCGATCCTGAACATTGATTTCCAAGGCCGCACTTATCCATTTGCCAGATTCTCCGGAACAAGCATGTCTGCTCCAGCAACCACAGGTGTTGTTGCTTTGATGCTGGAAGTGGATCCAACCTTAACACCTGCCGATATCCGTGACATTCTGCGACAAACAGCGCGCGTGGATCAGAACACCGGAACGATACCTACTGGCGGAAGCACGCGCTGGGGTTACGGAAAAGTGAATGCGTACCAATCGGTGATCGACGTTCTTGGGGTCGTTGGGGTCAATGAAAATACAGTAGATCGAATTAACGTATGGCCGAACCCGACATCTTCCGAACTGAACATTCTACTAAATCAGCGGAGTGGAAATGTCAGGTTGATCGTTGTCGATATCACGGGCAGGGTGGTACACAAAGAGTCTTACAATTCTACCGAAGTGATCTCGTTAAGCACTGCGGAATGGAGTACTGGAGTTTACGTGATCCAGATCGAACAGGATCAGCAGGTTTCTGTTGCAAGGGTCGTGAAACAGTGA
- a CDS encoding S-adenosylmethionine:tRNA ribosyltransferase-isomerase — translation MDPRTLSIQDYTYDLPEARIAQQPLAERDASKLLLFDKGVIRDHSFRSLPDLIPSNALLVLNNTKVVNARLIFHRASGARIEVLCLSPVEGKPVELAFVESGSSEWECFIGNAKRWKAGEELIATANGLEIRAMRKGQESIRLAWTPVELSFVEVLDRIGHVPLPPYMKRPDEAADKTRYNTVFAQYDGSVAAPTASLHFTKEILDRIVQRGIRSTDLTLHVGAGTFLPVKSATMDQHAMHSEQVRIPLKMLLQLSEQLGKGPVIPVGTTALRTLESIYWHGVKLLRRIGSNVIDIDQWDSYSYDENDLPTPKDALNAVIMSLMEKKEYQLSGETKLLIAPGYTFRFATGLVTNFHQPQSTLLLLVAAFLGKDWRSVYDHALASDYRFLSYGDGSLLLP, via the coding sequence ATGGATCCACGCACCCTTTCCATACAGGACTACACGTACGACCTACCGGAAGCGCGTATTGCCCAGCAACCGTTGGCGGAAAGGGATGCCAGCAAATTGTTGCTCTTCGACAAGGGAGTGATCCGTGATCATAGCTTTCGTTCGTTACCGGATCTGATCCCATCCAATGCGTTGCTGGTATTGAACAATACCAAGGTGGTCAATGCTCGCCTCATATTCCATCGTGCTTCCGGCGCGCGGATCGAAGTGCTTTGCCTTTCACCGGTGGAAGGAAAACCTGTGGAATTAGCATTTGTGGAATCCGGGTCAAGTGAATGGGAATGCTTCATCGGCAATGCGAAGCGCTGGAAAGCAGGGGAGGAGTTGATCGCAACGGCGAATGGGTTAGAGATCCGGGCCATGCGTAAAGGTCAAGAAAGCATTCGGCTAGCATGGACCCCCGTGGAACTGAGTTTTGTGGAAGTTCTTGATCGCATCGGCCACGTGCCGCTACCCCCCTACATGAAACGGCCGGATGAAGCTGCTGATAAAACGCGGTACAATACGGTCTTTGCGCAATACGATGGCTCGGTCGCCGCACCAACTGCGAGCCTTCACTTTACCAAGGAGATATTGGATCGCATAGTACAGCGTGGCATACGTTCCACGGACCTCACGCTACACGTGGGAGCAGGAACATTCTTACCGGTAAAGAGCGCAACAATGGACCAGCATGCCATGCACTCGGAGCAAGTGCGCATACCGCTAAAAATGCTACTGCAGTTGAGCGAACAGCTAGGCAAAGGACCGGTCATTCCAGTAGGAACCACGGCGCTACGCACATTGGAAAGCATCTATTGGCATGGAGTAAAGCTGCTACGACGAATCGGTTCAAACGTGATCGATATCGATCAATGGGATTCCTATTCCTACGATGAGAATGATCTGCCAACTCCAAAAGACGCACTGAATGCAGTGATCATGAGTCTAATGGAGAAGAAAGAATACCAACTTTCAGGTGAGACCAAGCTCCTGATCGCCCCGGGGTATACGTTCCGCTTTGCAACAGGCCTTGTTACGAATTTTCATCAACCGCAAAGCACATTGCTTTTACTGGTAGCGGCATTTCTAGGTAAGGATTGGCGATCGGTCTACGACCATGCATTGGCATCGGATTATCGCTTTCTGAGCTACGGTGACGGTTCGCTTTTATTGCCTTGA
- the porQ gene encoding type IX secretion system protein PorQ has translation MRQTITLLALILASTLTSAQQVGGNKVFRILDIPSSARAAALGGNYIAVQDNDLNLGLFNPALLNKNTGRQIALSYLPYFEGINVGYAAYSHHFDSLNTTFSGSVQYVNYGTFQRTDEIGNELGEFKAGEYVVQVGAAHPIDSLFSIGANLKFINSNLDIYNSTAWAADIGGVFYKKKLGLTVAAVLKNIGYQTSTYTAEREKLPFQVQLGITYKFKHAPFRLGLMMEQLQRWDLTYVDPNRSVQIDPTTGDVIEEKVTTLDKTLLHLVPSAEVLLSKNFMLRLAYNYRRRQELVIGDKPGAVGISFGLGLKVSKVHISYGFSQLHLAGISNTFSIAFRFADIKKAEG, from the coding sequence ATGCGCCAAACAATTACCCTACTAGCCTTGATCCTTGCCAGCACATTAACTTCTGCGCAGCAGGTCGGCGGCAATAAGGTCTTTCGAATATTGGATATTCCAAGCTCTGCACGAGCAGCAGCGCTGGGCGGTAATTACATCGCTGTTCAGGACAATGACCTCAATCTCGGACTCTTCAATCCAGCGCTATTGAACAAGAATACCGGCCGACAGATAGCCCTCAGCTATTTGCCCTATTTTGAGGGAATAAATGTTGGCTACGCTGCCTATTCGCATCATTTCGATAGCTTGAACACGACATTCTCAGGATCCGTTCAGTATGTGAATTACGGCACGTTCCAGCGGACGGATGAGATCGGTAATGAACTCGGCGAGTTCAAGGCAGGTGAGTACGTGGTCCAGGTCGGTGCTGCCCATCCGATCGATAGTTTGTTCAGCATCGGTGCCAATCTGAAATTCATCAACAGTAATCTGGATATTTATAACAGCACGGCTTGGGCTGCGGATATCGGCGGAGTGTTCTACAAGAAGAAGCTCGGGTTAACGGTTGCCGCGGTATTGAAGAACATCGGTTACCAGACCTCCACCTACACTGCCGAACGCGAGAAGCTGCCGTTCCAAGTTCAACTGGGTATTACCTACAAATTCAAGCACGCTCCGTTCCGGTTGGGCCTGATGATGGAGCAGTTACAGCGCTGGGACCTGACGTATGTGGACCCGAACCGCAGTGTGCAGATCGACCCGACTACCGGAGATGTGATCGAAGAAAAAGTAACGACCTTGGATAAGACCTTGCTTCATTTGGTGCCAAGTGCCGAGGTTCTATTGAGCAAGAATTTCATGCTGCGCTTGGCCTACAACTACCGTCGTCGCCAAGAGCTGGTCATCGGTGATAAGCCAGGAGCTGTTGGGATCAGTTTTGGCTTGGGCCTGAAAGTGAGCAAGGTCCATATCAGTTATGGGTTCTCCCAATTGCACCTGGCCGGTATCTCGAATACATTCTCCATCGCCTTCCGGTTCGCGGATATTAAGAAAGCCGAGGGTTGA
- a CDS encoding (d)CMP kinase — MGHAKKIIIAIDGFSSCGKSTLAKQLAHHLHYTYIDSGAMYRAIALYCIENGLVNGDELNDVALLRVLPHIHIGFKHDDATQRSETWLDGRNVEHRIREMDVSNTVTLVSPIPEVRAKLVQLQQESGKNGGVVMDGRDIGTVVFPRAEVKFFMTAKPEIRAERRYLELKGRGTKVRIEEVLRNIARRDKDDTTRAADPLIQAPDAHVIDNSELTSSEQFDIAMGVIVKAIGVVAEA, encoded by the coding sequence ATGGGTCACGCCAAAAAGATCATCATAGCCATTGACGGTTTCAGCAGTTGTGGCAAGAGTACGTTGGCCAAGCAGCTCGCTCATCATTTGCATTACACGTATATCGACAGTGGTGCGATGTACAGGGCAATTGCACTGTACTGTATTGAGAATGGCCTCGTGAATGGTGATGAATTGAACGACGTTGCGTTATTGCGGGTACTTCCGCATATCCACATTGGTTTCAAACATGACGATGCAACTCAACGCAGCGAGACGTGGTTGGATGGACGCAATGTTGAACACCGTATCCGTGAAATGGATGTGAGCAACACGGTAACGCTGGTGAGTCCTATTCCTGAGGTGCGCGCCAAGTTGGTCCAGTTGCAACAAGAGAGCGGCAAGAATGGGGGAGTTGTGATGGACGGCCGGGACATTGGTACCGTGGTATTTCCGAGGGCCGAGGTGAAATTCTTCATGACCGCAAAGCCGGAAATACGTGCCGAACGACGCTATTTGGAATTGAAAGGTCGCGGAACCAAGGTCCGTATCGAAGAAGTTTTACGCAATATTGCTCGCCGTGACAAGGACGATACAACCCGTGCTGCGGACCCACTGATCCAAGCACCCGATGCGCATGTGATCGACAATAGTGAACTTACTTCCTCGGAACAGTTCGATATTGCGATGGGTGTGATCGTGAAAGCGATCGGTGTGGTTGCAGAAGCGTGA